Proteins from one Chitinophaga oryzae genomic window:
- a CDS encoding RagB/SusD family nutrient uptake outer membrane protein yields MKTRFRYIKHVCVSLLLVGSGCSKSFLELDPPSQIVESNFFRNEKEAGQALAGVYHVLQWNQWMGFHPTHCWSEAASDDAYSGGGSQSDGVGIKGLDQFRTVTIGDQTYRGLWSIYYAGIARANVYLEKIGKVTASDEFRRTTIAEAKFLRAYFYFELVRWYENVPLVTVPLVDAAQYNQPQAKPEAVFNQIAKDLEEAMADLPKTTQRQVGGHATYWGAKALMARVYLFYKGVYNLDLQAGSKTINKTVARDYLEDIISNGGFKLAEDFAGIWRKAGEFGPESVFEVSHSGLIPVSNVNDQRLGQGNLSVHMFAPRGINDPVYTAGWSYSTITQSLYDEFEPNDPRRDQTILYGRDFSAIAKSWQYTGYFNKKYATHIEYKAGANSDANWGNNYRSIRYADVLLMAAELWLGDNQGKADAYLKQVRDRVKMPEVKATVESIRHERRVEFAGEGIRYWDLLRYGLDYAKKAIDASGTRGADYDGDQSRFNMDWDVTKRGRLPIPQQEVDIANGVLKQNPGY; encoded by the coding sequence ATGAAAACAAGATTCCGTTATATAAAACACGTATGTGTGTCGCTGTTGCTGGTAGGTAGTGGTTGTTCCAAATCTTTCCTGGAGCTGGACCCGCCATCACAAATTGTCGAGAGCAATTTTTTCCGCAATGAAAAAGAAGCCGGCCAGGCGCTGGCCGGCGTGTACCATGTGCTGCAATGGAACCAGTGGATGGGATTCCATCCTACACACTGCTGGAGTGAGGCGGCATCCGATGATGCTTACTCCGGCGGCGGTAGCCAGAGCGATGGCGTAGGCATCAAAGGGCTGGACCAGTTCCGGACGGTTACCATCGGCGACCAGACTTACCGCGGCCTCTGGTCTATCTATTACGCCGGTATTGCCCGTGCTAACGTGTACCTCGAAAAAATAGGCAAAGTGACGGCTTCAGATGAGTTCAGGCGGACCACCATCGCGGAAGCCAAATTCCTGCGTGCTTACTTCTACTTTGAACTGGTGCGCTGGTATGAAAACGTGCCGCTGGTGACCGTACCGCTGGTAGACGCTGCGCAGTATAATCAGCCACAAGCCAAACCGGAGGCGGTTTTTAACCAGATCGCCAAAGACCTGGAAGAAGCGATGGCCGATCTTCCGAAAACAACGCAGCGCCAGGTAGGCGGCCATGCTACCTACTGGGGCGCCAAAGCCCTGATGGCCCGGGTGTATCTTTTCTACAAAGGCGTGTACAACCTGGATTTACAGGCAGGATCCAAAACGATCAACAAAACGGTGGCCCGTGACTACCTGGAAGATATCATCAGCAATGGCGGCTTCAAACTGGCAGAGGATTTTGCCGGTATCTGGCGCAAGGCCGGTGAATTTGGGCCTGAGTCTGTGTTCGAAGTTTCGCACAGTGGCCTGATCCCTGTCAGCAACGTGAACGATCAGCGTTTGGGGCAGGGTAACCTCAGCGTGCATATGTTTGCACCCAGGGGTATCAACGATCCGGTATATACCGCCGGCTGGAGCTACAGTACCATCACGCAGTCACTGTATGATGAATTTGAACCCAACGATCCGCGCCGCGACCAGACCATCCTGTATGGCCGTGATTTCAGCGCCATTGCGAAGAGCTGGCAGTACACCGGTTATTTCAATAAAAAATACGCCACCCATATTGAATACAAAGCGGGCGCCAACAGCGACGCCAACTGGGGCAACAACTACCGCTCCATCCGTTATGCCGATGTGTTGCTGATGGCAGCTGAACTGTGGCTGGGTGATAACCAGGGCAAAGCGGACGCCTATCTGAAACAGGTGCGTGACCGTGTGAAGATGCCGGAGGTGAAGGCCACGGTCGAGAGTATCCGTCATGAGCGCCGGGTGGAGTTTGCCGGAGAAGGTATCCGTTACTGGGACCTGCTGCGCTACGGTCTCGACTATGCGAAAAAAGCCATTGACGCCTCCGGCACAAGGGGAGCGGACTATGACGGAGACCAGAGCCGTTTCAATATGGACTGGGATGTTACCAAGCGGGGCAGGCTGCCTATCCCGCAGCAGGAAGTGGATATTGCCAACGGAGTGTTAAAACAGAATCCCGGGTATTAG